A stretch of the Streptomyces sp. NBC_00078 genome encodes the following:
- a CDS encoding TldD/PmbA family protein produces MPHTIDEAFRALPLRALADAALARARALGAEHADFRFERVRSASWRLRDARLAGSSDTTDLGYAVRVVHGGTWGFASGVDLRLDAAAKVASQAVAMAKLSAQVIKAAGSDERVELADEPVHADRTWISSYEIDPFSVPDEEKSALLADWSSRLLAANGVNHVDASLLTVHENKFYADTAGTVTTQQRVRLHPQLTAVAVDETSGEFDSMRTIAPPVGRGWEYLTGTGWDWESELEQIPELLAEKMRAPSVEAGLYDLVVDPSNLWLTIHESIGHATELDRALGYEAAYAGTSFATFDQLGKLRYGSELMNVTGDRTAEHGLATVGYDDEGVAGQSWDLVKDGTLVGYQLDRRIAKLTGFDRSNGCAFADSPGHVPVQRMANVSLQPDPAGMSTDDLIGGVDRGIYVVGDRSWSIDMQRYNFQFTGQRFFRVENGRITGQLRDVAYQATTTDFWGSMAAVGGPQTYVLGGAFNCGKAQPGQVAAVSHGCPSALFKGVNILNTTQEAGR; encoded by the coding sequence GTGCCTCATACCATCGACGAAGCCTTCAGGGCACTTCCCCTACGCGCCCTCGCCGACGCCGCGCTCGCCCGCGCGCGTGCGCTGGGCGCCGAGCACGCGGACTTCCGGTTCGAGCGGGTGCGCAGCGCGTCCTGGCGGCTGAGGGACGCCAGGCTCGCCGGGTCGTCGGACACCACCGATCTGGGGTACGCGGTGCGCGTCGTGCATGGCGGTACCTGGGGTTTCGCCTCGGGGGTGGATCTGAGGCTCGACGCGGCCGCCAAGGTCGCCTCGCAGGCGGTGGCGATGGCGAAACTGTCCGCCCAGGTGATCAAGGCAGCCGGCTCGGACGAGCGCGTGGAGCTGGCCGACGAGCCCGTGCACGCCGACCGGACCTGGATCTCGTCGTACGAGATCGATCCCTTCTCCGTACCCGACGAGGAGAAGTCGGCGCTGCTGGCGGACTGGAGTTCACGGTTGCTCGCGGCCAACGGCGTCAACCACGTCGACGCCTCGCTGCTCACCGTGCACGAGAACAAGTTCTACGCCGATACGGCGGGGACCGTGACGACGCAGCAGCGCGTCCGGCTGCATCCGCAGCTGACGGCCGTGGCGGTCGACGAGACGAGCGGTGAGTTCGACTCGATGCGGACCATCGCGCCGCCCGTCGGACGCGGCTGGGAGTACCTCACCGGCACCGGCTGGGACTGGGAGAGCGAGCTGGAGCAGATCCCGGAGCTGCTCGCCGAGAAGATGCGCGCGCCGAGCGTCGAGGCGGGTCTGTACGACCTGGTCGTCGACCCGTCCAACCTGTGGCTGACCATCCACGAGTCCATCGGTCACGCCACCGAACTGGACCGCGCGCTCGGCTACGAGGCCGCCTACGCCGGCACCTCCTTCGCCACCTTCGACCAGCTCGGCAAACTGAGGTACGGCTCCGAGCTGATGAACGTCACCGGTGACCGCACCGCCGAGCACGGCCTGGCGACCGTCGGCTACGACGACGAGGGCGTGGCGGGCCAGTCCTGGGACCTGGTGAAGGACGGCACGCTGGTCGGCTACCAGCTGGACCGGCGGATCGCGAAGCTGACCGGCTTCGATCGCTCCAACGGCTGCGCGTTCGCCGACTCCCCCGGGCATGTGCCCGTACAGCGCATGGCCAACGTGTCGCTGCAGCCGGATCCGGCCGGGATGTCGACCGACGACCTGATCGGCGGGGTCGACCGCGGGATCTACGTCGTCGGGGACCGGTCCTGGTCGATCGACATGCAGCGCTACAACTTCCAGTTCACGGGCCAGCGGTTCTTCAGGGTCGAGAACGGGCGGATCACCGGGCAGCTGCGGGACGTCGCGTACCAGGCGACGACCACCGACTTCTGGGGCTCGATGGCCGCGGTGGGCGGCCCGCAGACCTACGTCCTCGGCGGCGCCTTCAACTGCGGCAAGGCCCAGCCGGGTCAGGTCGCCGCGGTTTCGCACGGCTGCCCGTCGGCCCTCTTCAAGGGCGTCAACATCCTCAACACCACGCAGGAGGCCGGTCGATGA
- the fabG gene encoding 3-oxoacyl-[acyl-carrier-protein] reductase, with protein sequence MSRSVLVTGGNRGIGLAIARAFADAGDKVAITYRSGEPPAGFLAVKCDITDTEQVEQAYKEIEAEHGPVEVLVANAGITKDQLLMRMSEEDFTSVIDTNLTGTFRVVKRANRGMLRAKKGRVVLISSVVGLFGGPGQANYAASKAALVGFARSLARELGSRNITFNVVAPGFVDTDMTKALTDEQREGIVKQVPLGRYAQPEEVAATVRFLASDDASYITGAVIPVDGGLGMGH encoded by the coding sequence TTGAGCCGCTCGGTTCTCGTCACCGGAGGCAACCGGGGCATCGGCCTCGCCATCGCCCGCGCATTCGCCGACGCCGGCGACAAGGTCGCGATCACGTACCGCTCGGGTGAGCCGCCGGCAGGCTTCCTGGCCGTCAAGTGCGACATCACCGACACCGAGCAGGTGGAGCAGGCCTACAAGGAGATCGAGGCCGAGCACGGCCCGGTCGAGGTCCTCGTGGCCAATGCCGGCATCACCAAGGACCAGCTCCTGATGCGCATGTCCGAGGAGGACTTCACCTCGGTCATCGACACCAACCTCACCGGCACCTTCCGTGTGGTCAAGCGTGCCAACCGCGGGATGCTGCGCGCCAAGAAGGGCCGCGTCGTCCTCATCTCCTCGGTCGTCGGGCTGTTCGGCGGCCCCGGCCAGGCCAACTACGCCGCCTCCAAGGCTGCCCTCGTCGGCTTCGCGCGCTCCCTCGCCCGTGAGCTGGGCTCACGCAACATCACCTTCAACGTGGTCGCGCCCGGCTTCGTCGACACCGACATGACCAAGGCGCTCACCGACGAGCAGCGTGAGGGCATCGTGAAGCAGGTGCCGCTCGGCCGCTACGCGCAGCCGGAGGAGGTGGCCGCGACGGTGCGGTTCCTCGCCTCCGACGACGCCTCGTACATCACTGGAGCCGTCATCCCTGTTGACGGCGGACTGGGAATGGGTCACTGA
- the fabI gene encoding enoyl-ACP reductase FabI: MSGILEGKRVLISGVLMESSIAFHAAKQAQEQGAEIILTAFPRPTLTERIAKKLPKPTKVIELDVTNDEHLGRLADVVGEELGGLDGVVHSIGFAPQDALGGNFLNTPFESVATAMHVSAYSLKSLTMACLPLMQNGGSVVGLTFDAQYAWPQYDWMGPAKAALEATSRYIARDLGKQNIRCNLISAGPLGSMAAKSIPGFSDLAAVWDERSPLEWDLKDPEPAGKGIVALLSDWFPKTTGEIIHVDGGLHAIGA, from the coding sequence ATGAGCGGAATTCTCGAGGGCAAGCGTGTCCTGATCAGCGGTGTGCTGATGGAGTCCTCCATCGCCTTCCACGCCGCCAAGCAGGCCCAGGAGCAGGGCGCCGAGATCATCCTGACCGCGTTCCCGCGGCCCACGCTGACCGAGCGCATCGCCAAGAAGCTGCCGAAGCCCACCAAGGTCATCGAGCTCGACGTGACGAACGACGAGCACCTCGGCCGTCTGGCCGACGTCGTCGGTGAGGAGCTGGGCGGCCTCGACGGCGTCGTCCACTCCATCGGCTTCGCGCCGCAGGACGCGCTCGGCGGCAACTTCCTGAACACGCCGTTCGAGTCGGTCGCCACGGCCATGCACGTCTCGGCGTACTCCCTGAAGTCGCTCACGATGGCCTGCCTGCCGCTGATGCAGAACGGCGGCTCGGTCGTCGGCCTCACCTTCGACGCGCAGTACGCCTGGCCGCAGTACGACTGGATGGGCCCGGCCAAGGCCGCCCTGGAGGCCACCAGCCGCTACATCGCGCGCGACCTGGGCAAGCAGAACATCCGCTGCAACCTCATCTCCGCGGGCCCGCTCGGCTCCATGGCAGCCAAGTCCATCCCGGGCTTCAGCGACCTGGCCGCCGTCTGGGACGAGCGTTCCCCGCTGGAGTGGGACCTCAAGGACCCGGAGCCGGCCGGCAAGGGCATCGTCGCCCTGCTGAGCGACTGGTTCCCGAAGACCACGGGCGAGATCATCCACGTGGACGGCGGTCTGCACGCCATCGGCGCGTGA
- a CDS encoding histidine phosphatase family protein, protein MSVAEPRRIVLFRHAKADWPQVADHERPLAERGRSDAAVSGRKLVDTGIPFDLALCSTSLRTRETWKFAVHEFPHRPKTVYEERIYEASPGELIALLNEVPDDAQNAVLIGHNPGVQGLADVLAGSSEGDARERMDRRGFPAAAFAVLSFEGSWKSLEPAVATLLDYWAPTE, encoded by the coding sequence ATGAGCGTCGCAGAACCCCGCAGGATCGTCCTTTTCCGGCATGCGAAAGCCGACTGGCCACAGGTCGCGGACCACGAGCGCCCCCTCGCGGAGCGGGGCCGATCGGACGCCGCAGTCTCCGGACGCAAGCTGGTCGACACCGGCATCCCCTTCGATCTGGCCCTTTGCTCCACCTCGCTCCGGACCCGCGAGACCTGGAAGTTCGCCGTCCACGAGTTCCCGCACCGGCCGAAGACCGTCTATGAAGAGCGGATCTACGAGGCCTCGCCGGGCGAGCTGATCGCGCTGCTCAACGAGGTCCCCGACGACGCGCAGAACGCCGTACTCATCGGTCACAACCCTGGCGTGCAGGGCCTCGCCGACGTCCTGGCCGGTTCGTCCGAAGGCGACGCCCGCGAGCGGATGGACCGCCGGGGCTTCCCGGCCGCCGCCTTCGCCGTCCTGTCCTTCGAGGGCTCCTGGAAGAGCCTGGAGCCGGCCGTGGCCACACTGCTCGACTACTGGGCGCCGACCGAGTAG
- a CDS encoding FadR/GntR family transcriptional regulator, translated as MPLSHPRRSALSEQVIAALRHQITSGEWPVGSRIPTEPELVEQLGVARNTVREAVRALAHNGLLDIRQGSGTYVAATSELAGVMHRRFADADPRHIAELRATLESAAARLAAGRRTEKDLKQLDALLVRREEAWESGETEAFVTADATFHLAVVAASHNDVMSAMYADLGEVLRDWLREDVGAELTPETYMDHTRLVDAIRAGDAEAAGVEAASYPFLCRPGRFTVSGG; from the coding sequence ATGCCCCTGAGTCACCCCCGCCGTTCGGCGCTGTCCGAGCAGGTCATCGCGGCCCTGCGGCACCAGATCACCTCGGGCGAGTGGCCGGTCGGCTCACGCATCCCGACGGAGCCGGAGCTGGTCGAGCAGCTCGGCGTCGCACGGAACACCGTCCGTGAGGCCGTCCGCGCACTCGCGCACAACGGCCTGCTGGACATCCGCCAAGGCTCCGGCACCTATGTCGCGGCGACCAGTGAACTGGCGGGTGTGATGCACCGCCGCTTCGCCGACGCGGACCCGCGGCACATCGCCGAGCTGCGCGCCACGCTGGAGTCGGCGGCCGCGCGGCTGGCCGCCGGGCGGCGCACGGAGAAGGACCTCAAGCAGCTCGACGCGCTTCTCGTGCGGCGCGAGGAGGCCTGGGAGTCCGGCGAGACGGAGGCGTTCGTGACGGCGGACGCGACCTTCCACCTGGCGGTGGTGGCGGCGTCCCACAACGACGTGATGAGCGCGATGTACGCGGACCTCGGCGAGGTGCTGCGGGACTGGCTGCGCGAGGACGTCGGCGCGGAGCTGACACCGGAGACGTACATGGACCACACCCGGCTGGTCGACGCGATCCGCGCGGGGGACGCCGAGGCGGCCGGCGTCGAGGCGGCGAGTTACCCGTTCCTGTGCCGTCCCGGACGGTTCACCGTTTCTGGTGGCTGA
- a CDS encoding metallopeptidase TldD-related protein, whose protein sequence is MSARTNKPHDIVERALELSAADGCVVIADEHSTANLRWAGNTLTTNGVTRGRTLTVVATVDGREGTASGVVSRSAVTVDELEPLVRAAEAAARAAGPAEDAQPLVTGVTQAPDFTDAPAETTSAVFADFAPALGEAFARARAGGRELYGFANHELVSSYVGTSTGLRLRHDQPNGTLELNAKSPDRTRSAWAGRSTRDFKDVDPAALDAELAVRLGWAERRVELPAGRYETLLPPTAVADLLIYQLWSASGRDAVEGRTVFSRPGGGTRVGDRLSELPLTLRSDPNEPGLESAPFVIAHSSEGDQSVFDNGLPLAATDWVREGELRHLTTSRHSAGLTGLPVAPAIDNLVLTGGDDRSLDEMVAGTERGLLLTCLWYIREVDPATLLLTGLTRDGVYLVENGEVAGEVNNFRFNESPIDLLGRATEAGRTEKTLPREWGDWFTRAAMPALRVPDFNMSSVSQGV, encoded by the coding sequence ATGAGCGCCCGCACCAACAAGCCGCACGACATCGTCGAGCGGGCCCTGGAGCTGTCCGCCGCCGATGGCTGCGTCGTGATCGCCGACGAGCACTCGACCGCCAACCTGCGCTGGGCGGGCAACACGCTCACGACGAACGGCGTCACGCGCGGGCGCACCCTCACGGTCGTCGCGACCGTCGACGGCAGGGAGGGCACCGCCTCGGGTGTCGTCTCGCGCTCGGCCGTGACCGTGGACGAGCTGGAGCCGCTGGTCCGGGCCGCCGAGGCCGCCGCGCGTGCCGCAGGGCCCGCGGAGGACGCGCAGCCGCTGGTCACGGGCGTGACACAGGCGCCGGACTTCACGGACGCGCCCGCGGAGACGACCTCCGCCGTGTTCGCCGACTTCGCTCCGGCGCTCGGCGAGGCCTTCGCACGCGCGCGTGCGGGCGGCCGTGAGCTGTACGGCTTCGCCAACCACGAGCTCGTGTCGAGCTACGTCGGTACGTCGACGGGTCTGCGCCTGCGTCACGACCAGCCCAACGGGACGCTGGAGCTGAACGCCAAGTCGCCGGACCGTACGCGCTCGGCGTGGGCGGGCCGTTCCACGCGGGACTTCAAGGACGTCGACCCGGCGGCGCTGGACGCGGAGCTCGCCGTGCGCCTCGGCTGGGCCGAGCGACGCGTCGAGCTGCCGGCCGGGCGCTACGAGACGCTGCTGCCGCCGACCGCCGTCGCGGACCTGCTGATCTATCAGCTGTGGTCGGCCTCGGGCCGGGACGCGGTCGAGGGGCGCACGGTGTTCTCCAGGCCGGGTGGCGGCACGCGCGTGGGCGACAGGCTCAGCGAGCTGCCGCTGACCCTGCGCAGCGACCCGAACGAGCCGGGCCTGGAGTCGGCTCCCTTCGTGATCGCGCATTCCTCCGAGGGTGACCAGTCGGTCTTCGACAACGGCCTGCCGCTCGCCGCCACCGACTGGGTCCGCGAGGGCGAGCTCCGGCACCTCACGACCAGCCGGCACAGCGCGGGCCTGACCGGGCTGCCCGTTGCCCCGGCCATCGACAATCTCGTCCTGACCGGCGGCGACGACCGCTCCCTGGACGAGATGGTCGCCGGCACGGAGCGCGGTCTGCTGCTGACGTGCCTGTGGTACATCCGCGAGGTGGATCCGGCGACGCTGCTGCTGACCGGCCTGACCAGGGACGGCGTCTACCTCGTCGAGAACGGCGAGGTGGCGGGCGAGGTGAACAACTTCCGGTTCAACGAGTCGCCGATCGACCTGCTGGGGCGCGCGACGGAGGCGGGACGCACGGAAAAGACGCTGCCCAGGGAGTGGGGCGACTGGTTCACTAGGGCTGCGATGCCCGCGCTGCGGGTGCCGGACTTCAATATGAGCTCTGTCAGTCAGGGCGTATAA
- a CDS encoding SGM_5486 family transporter-associated protein: protein MPVLDPNPQNGQKKMLLVFGSFLAIFVIIAVIATIASP from the coding sequence ATGCCAGTGCTCGACCCGAATCCCCAGAACGGCCAGAAGAAGATGCTGCTCGTCTTCGGCTCGTTCCTCGCCATCTTCGTGATCATCGCCGTCATCGCGACGATCGCCTCGCCGTGA
- a CDS encoding GlsB/YeaQ/YmgE family stress response membrane protein: MGWLWAIIVGFVLGLIAKAIIPGKQHSPLWLTTICGMLGAIAGNAIARGFGVESTRGIDWSRHAFQLVAAIVIVFLVDMAYMATIGKRKQTV; this comes from the coding sequence ATGGGCTGGTTGTGGGCGATCATCGTGGGATTCGTGCTGGGCCTGATCGCCAAGGCGATCATCCCGGGCAAGCAGCACAGCCCCCTCTGGCTGACCACCATCTGCGGCATGCTCGGCGCCATCGCAGGCAATGCCATCGCACGCGGCTTCGGCGTCGAATCGACCCGGGGCATCGACTGGAGCCGGCACGCGTTCCAGCTCGTCGCCGCGATCGTCATCGTCTTCCTCGTCGACATGGCGTACATGGCGACGATCGGCAAGAGAAAGCAGACAGTCTGA
- the serB gene encoding phosphoserine phosphatase SerB gives MSASQTSTSDVPTLLVKIFGKDRPGITAGLFDTLAAYSVDVVDIEQVVTRGRIVLCALVTPPADGLEGDLRATVHSWAESMKMQAEIISGHGDNRPRGLGRSLVTVLGHPLTSEATARITAKITKAGGNIDRIFRLAKYPVTAVEFAVSGVETEPLRTALVTDAAALGVDVAVVAAGLHRRAQRLVVMDVDSTLIQDEVIELFAAHAGCEDKVADVTAAAMRGELDFEQSLHARVALLEGLDASVVDKVRSEVRLTPGARTLIRTLKRLGYQVGVVSGGFTQVTDDLKERLGLDFAQANTLEIVDGKLTGKVTGEIVDRAGKARLLRRFAAEAGVPLAQTVAIGDGANDLDMLNAAGLGVAFNAKPVVREAAHTAVNVPFLDTVLYLLGVTREEVEAADTHDEE, from the coding sequence ATGAGCGCATCGCAGACCTCGACCTCTGACGTTCCCACTCTCCTCGTCAAGATCTTCGGCAAGGACAGGCCGGGAATCACGGCCGGTCTCTTCGACACCCTCGCCGCCTACTCCGTCGACGTGGTCGACATCGAGCAGGTCGTCACCCGTGGCCGGATCGTGCTGTGCGCGCTCGTGACCCCTCCGGCGGACGGACTCGAGGGGGATCTGCGGGCGACCGTCCACAGCTGGGCCGAGTCGATGAAGATGCAGGCCGAGATCATCTCCGGCCACGGTGACAACCGGCCACGAGGCCTCGGACGCTCCCTGGTCACCGTGCTCGGGCATCCGCTCACGTCGGAGGCGACCGCCCGGATCACCGCCAAGATCACCAAGGCCGGCGGCAACATCGACCGCATCTTCCGCCTCGCGAAGTACCCCGTGACGGCGGTCGAGTTCGCGGTCTCCGGCGTCGAGACCGAACCCCTGCGCACCGCGCTGGTGACGGACGCGGCGGCACTCGGTGTCGACGTGGCGGTCGTCGCGGCGGGGCTGCACCGGCGGGCGCAGCGGCTGGTCGTCATGGACGTCGACTCCACCCTCATCCAGGACGAGGTGATCGAGCTCTTCGCCGCCCACGCGGGCTGCGAGGACAAGGTCGCCGACGTGACGGCTGCGGCGATGCGCGGCGAGCTGGACTTCGAGCAGTCACTGCACGCGCGCGTGGCGCTCCTGGAGGGGCTCGACGCCTCCGTGGTGGACAAGGTGCGCAGTGAGGTACGGCTGACACCCGGTGCCCGCACCCTGATCCGCACGCTGAAGCGGCTCGGGTACCAGGTGGGTGTGGTGTCGGGTGGGTTCACCCAGGTCACCGACGACCTCAAGGAGCGGCTCGGGCTCGACTTCGCCCAGGCCAACACCCTGGAGATCGTCGACGGGAAGCTGACCGGCAAGGTCACCGGCGAGATCGTCGACCGCGCGGGCAAAGCACGGCTGCTGCGCCGGTTCGCCGCCGAGGCGGGCGTACCGCTCGCCCAGACCGTGGCGATCGGCGACGGCGCCAACGACCTTGACATGCTGAACGCGGCCGGTCTCGGTGTCGCCTTCAACGCCAAGCCGGTCGTACGGGAGGCGGCGCACACCGCGGTGAACGTGCCCTTCCTCGACACGGTCCTGTACCTGCTGGGCGTCACCCGCGAAGAGGTCGAGGCGGCGGACACCCACGACGAGGAGTGA
- a CDS encoding DUF3099 domain-containing protein: MRKQHGGANGQVFRITGARTSLDEDVRGRQRRYVISMSIRTVSVILAATLWNVERPVAIVALVLGAALPYIAVVIANAGRENAPSLPSTFVIAPMRPMIAPQGTNDGFAEPNPEDVAAEPAPGARSEPHDRA, encoded by the coding sequence ATGCGGAAGCAGCATGGCGGTGCCAACGGCCAGGTGTTCCGGATCACCGGGGCACGGACCAGCCTGGACGAGGACGTGCGCGGGCGGCAGCGCCGCTACGTCATCTCCATGTCGATCCGAACGGTGTCGGTGATCCTCGCGGCCACACTGTGGAACGTCGAACGGCCCGTCGCGATCGTGGCGTTGGTGCTCGGGGCGGCTCTTCCCTACATCGCCGTGGTGATCGCGAACGCGGGGCGGGAGAACGCGCCATCGCTCCCGTCGACGTTCGTGATCGCGCCGATGCGTCCCATGATTGCGCCGCAGGGGACGAACGACGGTTTCGCGGAACCGAACCCGGAAGATGTCGCGGCCGAGCCCGCACCGGGTGCACGAAGCGAGCCGCACGACCGCGCGTGA
- a CDS encoding CynX/NimT family MFS transporter — protein sequence MMGVMASQETRTTTSPAVRSPAADEPQRPATRAWTMRLLVIGIVLSALNLRPAITSLGALLEEVRDGLGMSGSVAGLLTSVPPLCFAVFGVTAARLARRFGPGAVVCAGMVAITAGLLIRPYTGSTAGFLAASALALMGIAVSNVLMPVIVKRWFPDRVGSMTGLYSMALALGTAAAAAVTVPLTDALGGSWQSGLAVWAALAVTAVVPWIPFVRQRGPEPAEQPAVPREHARVEAPALRITRSRTAWALAVFFGLQATAAYITMGWMAQIFRDAGVPAGTAGLLLAVTMVMGVPLAFVIPRVAARLPHQGPIVIALGACGLAGYAGLYLAPAAGAWVWALLLGIANCAFPLALTMVGMRARTGAGVAQLSAFAQSTGYLISIPGPLLVGVLYQHSGGWGLPIALMAALMVPQMLVGVLAGRNRTVEDEAAR from the coding sequence ATGATGGGTGTCATGGCAAGCCAGGAAACCAGGACGACGACATCCCCGGCCGTGCGCAGTCCGGCCGCGGACGAGCCCCAGCGACCCGCCACGCGCGCGTGGACGATGCGACTGCTCGTGATCGGCATCGTCCTGTCGGCGCTCAACCTCCGCCCCGCCATCACCAGCCTCGGCGCGCTCCTCGAAGAGGTCCGTGACGGACTCGGCATGAGCGGCAGCGTGGCCGGACTGCTCACCTCCGTGCCCCCGCTCTGCTTCGCCGTCTTCGGCGTCACGGCAGCGCGCCTCGCCCGCCGTTTCGGGCCGGGCGCGGTGGTGTGCGCGGGCATGGTCGCCATCACCGCGGGCCTGCTCATACGGCCGTACACGGGCAGCACGGCCGGCTTCCTGGCCGCGAGCGCGCTCGCCCTCATGGGCATCGCGGTCAGCAACGTCCTGATGCCGGTCATCGTCAAGCGCTGGTTCCCGGACCGGGTGGGCTCCATGACCGGCCTCTACTCGATGGCCCTCGCCCTGGGCACGGCCGCCGCGGCGGCCGTGACCGTGCCCCTGACCGACGCACTGGGCGGAAGCTGGCAGTCGGGGCTCGCGGTGTGGGCGGCTCTCGCCGTGACGGCGGTGGTGCCGTGGATCCCGTTCGTACGACAGCGGGGGCCGGAGCCCGCCGAGCAGCCGGCCGTACCGAGGGAGCACGCGCGCGTGGAGGCACCCGCGCTGCGGATCACCCGGAGCCGTACCGCCTGGGCACTCGCCGTCTTCTTCGGGCTCCAGGCCACCGCCGCCTACATCACGATGGGCTGGATGGCGCAGATCTTCCGGGACGCGGGAGTGCCCGCGGGCACGGCGGGGCTGCTGCTCGCCGTCACCATGGTGATGGGCGTCCCGCTGGCCTTCGTCATCCCGCGGGTCGCCGCCAGGCTGCCGCACCAGGGGCCGATCGTGATCGCGCTGGGCGCCTGCGGACTCGCCGGTTACGCCGGCCTGTATCTCGCACCGGCCGCCGGGGCCTGGGTCTGGGCACTACTGCTCGGCATCGCCAACTGCGCCTTCCCGCTCGCCCTCACGATGGTCGGCATGCGGGCCAGGACCGGCGCGGGCGTCGCCCAGCTGTCGGCCTTCGCGCAGAGCACCGGCTATCTGATCTCCATCCCCGGCCCCCTCCTGGTGGGCGTGCTCTACCAGCACAGCGGCGGCTGGGGTCTGCCGATCGCGCTCATGGCCGCGCTGATGGTCCCGCAGATGCTGGTCGGCGTCCTGGCCGGGCGCAATCGCACGGTGGAGGACGAGGCGGCCCGCTGA
- the tyrS gene encoding tyrosine--tRNA ligase has product MTDIVDELKWRGLIALSTDEDALRKAFADGPVTFYCGFDPTAPSLHLGNLVQILTMRRIQQAGNRPLGLVGGATGLIGDPKPNSERTLNAPEVVAQWVERLRGQIAPLLDFEGPNAAVMVNNLDWTQGMSAIEFLRDVGKHFRVNKMIAKEAVARRLESQEGISYTEFSYQILQGMDYLELFRRYGCTLQTGGSDQWGNLTSGTDLIHKVEPDAVVHALGTPLITKADGTKFGKTESGTVWLDPEMTTPYAFYQFWLNADDRDVSKFLRIFSFRSREEIEELEKQTEERPQARAAQRALAEELTTLVHGAGQTAAVTAASRALFGQGELADLDEKTLTASLSEVPHIQVSELGLVVDLLAEVGLVASKSAARRTVKEGGAYVNNVKVAAEDAVPAEEDLLHGRWLVLRRGKKNLAAVEVTGA; this is encoded by the coding sequence GTGACGGACATCGTCGACGAACTGAAGTGGCGCGGGCTGATCGCCCTCTCCACTGACGAGGACGCATTGCGCAAGGCGTTCGCGGACGGTCCTGTCACGTTCTATTGCGGCTTCGACCCGACCGCGCCCAGCCTGCACCTCGGTAATCTCGTGCAGATCCTGACGATGCGCCGGATCCAGCAGGCGGGCAACCGTCCGCTGGGCCTGGTCGGGGGTGCCACCGGTCTGATCGGTGACCCGAAGCCGAACTCCGAGCGCACGCTCAACGCGCCCGAGGTCGTCGCCCAGTGGGTCGAGCGGCTGCGCGGCCAGATCGCCCCGCTGCTGGACTTCGAGGGCCCGAACGCGGCGGTCATGGTCAACAACCTGGACTGGACCCAGGGCATGTCGGCCATCGAGTTCCTGCGGGACGTCGGCAAGCACTTCCGCGTGAACAAGATGATCGCGAAGGAGGCCGTCGCCCGGCGCCTGGAGTCCCAGGAGGGCATCAGCTACACGGAGTTCAGCTACCAGATCCTGCAGGGCATGGACTACCTGGAGCTGTTCCGGCGGTACGGCTGCACGCTGCAGACCGGCGGCAGCGACCAGTGGGGCAACCTCACCTCGGGCACCGACCTGATCCACAAGGTCGAGCCGGACGCGGTGGTGCACGCGCTGGGCACGCCGCTGATCACCAAGGCCGACGGCACCAAGTTCGGCAAGACGGAGTCCGGCACGGTCTGGCTCGACCCCGAGATGACCACGCCGTACGCCTTCTACCAGTTCTGGCTGAACGCGGACGACCGGGACGTCTCCAAGTTCCTGCGCATCTTCAGCTTCCGCTCCCGCGAGGAGATCGAGGAGCTGGAGAAGCAGACGGAGGAGCGTCCGCAGGCCCGGGCCGCTCAGCGTGCTCTGGCCGAGGAGCTGACGACGCTGGTGCACGGCGCCGGCCAGACGGCCGCCGTGACCGCCGCGTCCAGGGCTCTGTTCGGGCAGGGCGAGCTGGCGGACCTCGATGAGAAGACGCTGACCGCGTCCCTCTCCGAGGTGCCGCACATCCAGGTCTCCGAGCTGGGGCTCGTCGTCGACCTCCTGGCCGAGGTCGGCCTGGTGGCCAGCAAGTCGGCCGCGCGCCGGACCGTGAAGGAGGGCGGCGCCTACGTGAACAACGTGAAGGTCGCCGCGGAGGACGCCGTGCCGGCCGAGGAGGATCTGTTGCACGGGCGGTGGCTGGTGCTGCGCCGGGGCAAGAAGAACCTGGCCGCGGTCGAGGTCACAGGAGCCTAG